A stretch of the Bradyrhizobium sp. CCBAU 53351 genome encodes the following:
- a CDS encoding metal ABC transporter permease: protein MLYDALIGPFTEFEFMRRALAAVIALALAGAPIGVFLMLRRMSLVGDAMAHAILPGAAIGFLLSGLNLFAMTAGGLVAGFAVAILAGVVARSTGLKEDASLATFYLASLALGVTIVSIRGTNIDLLHVLFGNILAMDDQTLLVVAFNATVTLLVLAVIYRPLVIESVDPLFLRTVSRAGGPAHLAFLALVVINLVNGFQALGTLLAVGLMILPAGIARFWSRDLTAMICIAVIAAAVSGYAGLVLSFQTRVPSGPAVILVATVLYIVSVLFGRVGGIVRQLFPGRHLEA from the coding sequence ATGCTCTATGACGCGCTGATCGGTCCGTTCACCGAATTCGAGTTCATGCGGCGCGCGCTCGCCGCCGTGATCGCGCTGGCGCTGGCCGGCGCGCCGATCGGCGTGTTCCTGATGCTGCGGCGGATGAGCCTCGTCGGCGACGCCATGGCGCATGCGATCCTGCCGGGTGCCGCCATTGGCTTCCTGCTCTCAGGCCTCAATCTGTTTGCGATGACGGCCGGCGGCCTGGTCGCAGGCTTTGCCGTCGCGATCCTCGCCGGCGTGGTCGCGCGCTCGACCGGGCTGAAGGAGGACGCGTCGCTCGCGACCTTTTATCTGGCCTCGCTGGCGCTCGGCGTGACCATCGTCTCGATCAGGGGCACCAATATCGACCTCTTGCACGTGCTGTTCGGCAACATCCTCGCGATGGACGACCAGACGCTGCTGGTGGTCGCCTTCAACGCCACCGTGACGCTGCTCGTACTTGCCGTGATCTATCGTCCCCTGGTGATCGAGAGCGTCGATCCCTTGTTCCTGCGCACCGTGAGCCGTGCCGGCGGGCCTGCACATCTCGCCTTCCTTGCGCTGGTCGTGATCAACCTCGTCAACGGTTTCCAGGCGCTTGGCACGCTGCTGGCGGTCGGCCTGATGATCCTGCCGGCAGGTATCGCGCGGTTCTGGTCGCGCGATCTCACCGCGATGATCTGCATCGCCGTGATCGCCGCCGCGGTCTCCGGCTATGCCGGGCTTGTGCTGTCGTTCCAGACCCGCGTGCCGTCGGGGCCTGCGGTCATTCTCGTCGCGACGGTGCTCTACATCGTCTCCGTGCTGTTCGGCCGCGTCGGCGGTATCGTCCGGCAATTGTTTCCCGGCCGGCATCTGGAAGCGTGA